One region of Brassica napus cultivar Da-Ae chromosome A10, Da-Ae, whole genome shotgun sequence genomic DNA includes:
- the LOC106419345 gene encoding inactive protein RESTRICTED TEV MOVEMENT 2-like, whose protein sequence is MAARQQPRGTGLEVQYKDFVPKSDWKDQPEAILFTIDLPGFTKEQIKVMYVHASTMIRVTGERPLAGRKWSRFNKVFNVPQNCLANKIHGSFNNNTLTITMPKETITKMPNLPETSKTMADKVEKLEEKRLLEESTRKEKEAEAEKKKKLLEEKEGILRKLQEEAKAKEMAEAKKLQEEAIAKEKAEARRVQEAAIAKEKAEARRLQEEAKAKEMAEARRLQEEVVAKEKAEARRLQEEAKAKEMDEARRLQAEAIAKEKAEARRLQEEAKAKEMAEARRLQEAAMSNEKLLEEAALEKKIQDKKSMDEFVRKEKMKEKLSDSVLEENKTGKGIMEKIRGREITSEEKKLMMNVGVSAFVIFALGAYVSYRPE, encoded by the exons ATGGCAGCAAGACAGCAACCGAGAGGAACAGGCTTAGAGGTTCAGTATAAAGATTTTGTCCCTAAATCTGATTGGAAAGACCAACCTGAAGCCATTCTATTCACCATTGATCTTCCAG GTTTTACAAAGGAGCAAATAAAGGTAATGTATGTGCACGCCTCGACGATGATAAGAGTCACCGGAGAACGTCCCCTGGCTGGTCGGAAATGGAGCCGTTTCAACAAAGTATTCAATGTTCCTCAGAATTGTCTAGCAAATAAGATCCATGGGAGCTTCAATAACAACACGTTAACAATCACCATGCCTAAGGAGACGATTACAAAGATGCCTAATCTTCCAGAAACTTCTAAAACTATGGCTGATAAGGTGGAGAAGCTAGAGGAGAAGAGGTTGTTGGAGGAATCTACTAGGAAAGAGAAGGAAGCAGAggctgagaagaagaagaagcttttgGAAGAGAAAGAGGGAATACTTAGGAAGCTTCAAGAAGAAGCTAAAGCAAAAGAGATGGCTGAGGCAAAGAAGCTGCAAGAAGAAGCTATAGCAAAAGAGAAGGCTGAGGCAAGGAGGGTGCAAGAAGCAGCTATAGCAAAAGAGAAGGCTGAGGCAAGGAGGTTGCAAGAAGAAGCAAAAGCAAAAGAGATGGCTGAGGCAAGGAGGCTTCAAGAAGAAGTTGTAGCAAAAGAGAAGGCCGAGGCAAGGAGGTTGCAAGAAGAAGCAAAAGCAAAAGAGATGGATGAAGCAAGGAGGCTTCAAGCAGAAGCTATAGCAAAAGAGAAGGCCGAGGCAAGGAGGTTGCAAGAAGAAGCAAAAGCAAAAGAGATGGCTGAAGCAAGGAGGCTTCAAGAAGCAGCTATGTCAAATGAGAAGCTGTTGGAAGAAGCTGCACTAGAGAAGAAGATCCAGGATAAGAAATCTATGGATGAATTTGTaagaaaagagaagatgaaagaaaaactAAGTGACTCGGTTCTGGAAGAAAATAAAACAGGAAAAGGAATAATGGAGAAAATAAGGGGAAGAGAAATAACAAGTGAAgagaagaagttgatgatgaatGTAGGAGTGTCTGCCTTTGTTATCTTTGCCCTAGGAGCTTACGTTTCTTACAGACCAGAATGA
- the LOC106419091 gene encoding calponin homology domain-containing protein DDB_G0272472 has protein sequence MAARQQPRGTGLGVQHEDFVPKSEWKNQPKAILLTIDLPGFTKEQIKVTYVHTSKMLKVTGERPLAGPRRWSRFNEVFSVPPNCLVDKIYGTFNNNSLTITMPKKTIRKMPDLPEAPKTGDEKVEKLEEKRFLEESIRKAKEEEAEKKKKLHEEREAILRKLQEEAKTKEMAERRKFQEEAKAKEKFPLTAARQEPRGTGLEVQYLDFVPKYGWKDEREATLLIIDLPGFTKEQIKSTYVHTSNTLRVTGERPLAGPRRWSRFNEVFTVPHNCLVNKIHGNFNNNSLTITMPKETVTKMPDLPEASKTMVQKVEKLDEKRLLEESRRKEKEEEAEKKKKLHEEREAILRKLQEEAKTKEMAERRKFQEEAKAKEKFPLTAARQQPRGTGLEVQYLDFVPKYGWKDEREATLLIIDLPGFTKEQIKSTYVHTSNTLRVTGERPLAGPRRWSRFNEVFTVPHNCLVNKIHGNFNNNSLTITMPKKTIIEMPNLWETYKTVAEKVEKVEKLEEKRLLEESKRKKEEEEAEKKKKLLEEKESILKKLQEEAKAKEVEARKLQEEAKEMVESMRLQEAAIAKERAEAKKLQEEANIKEMAEARKLQEAAIAKELAEARKLLEEAIAEEKAEVRKLQEAAIAKEMAEARRLLEKAIEEEKAEARRLQEIAKENEIAEAKKLQEAKAKEMAEERKLQEETIAKERADARKLQEAAKAKEMAEARKLQGAIIAKQRAEARRLQEEANAKEMAEAKRLQEEAKAKEMATAKKLQERAEAKRLQEETRAKEMVEARKLEQATKTKEMAEARRLQEEAIEKEKAEARKVQEEATTKEKLVEEAALENKIQKNKSVVESVRKEKILMPAKDRKPSELEKASKTGLYKMRSWCWDQTCIWGSKRERENQQKKN, from the exons ATGGCAGCAAGACAGCAGCCGAGAGGAACAGGCTTAGGTGTTCAGCATGAGGATTTTGTCCCCAAATCTGAATGGAAAAATCAACCTAAAGCCATTCTTCTCACCATTGATCTTCCAG gTTTTACAAAGGAGCAAATAAAGGTAACGTATGTGCACACCTCGAAGATGTTAAAAGTCACAGGAGAACGTCCCCTGGCTGGTCCACGAAGATGGAGCCGTTTCAACGAAGTTTTTTCTGTTCCACCTAACTGTCTTGTAGATAAGATCTATGGAACTTTCAATAACAACTCCCTCACCATCACCATGCCTAAGAAGACGATTAGGAAGATGCCTGATCTTCCAGAAGCTCCTAAAACTGGGGATGAGAAAGTGGAGAAGCTAGAGGAGAAAAGGTTCTTGGAAGAATCTATAAGGAAAGCAAAGGAAGAAGAGgctgagaagaaaaagaagcttCATGAAGAGAGAGAGGCAATACTTAGGAAGCTGCAAGAAGAAGCTAAAACAAAAGAGATGGCTGAGAGAAGGAAGTTTCAAGAAGAAGCAAAAGCAAAAGAGAAATTTCCATTAACGGCAGCAAGACAGGAACCGAGAGGAACAGGCTTGGAGGTTCAGTATCTGGATTTTGTCCCCAAATATGGTTGGAAAGATGAACGTGAAGCCACTCTTCTCATCATTGATCTTCCAG gttttaCAAAGGAGCAAATAAAGAGCACATATGTGCACACCTCGAATACGTTAAGAGTCACAGGAGAACGTCCCCTGGCTGGTCCACGAAGATGGAGCCGTTTCAACGAAGTTTTCACTGTTCCACATAACTGTCTTGTAAATAAGATCCATGGGAACTTCAATAACAACTCCCTCACCATCACCATGCCTAAGGAGACGGTTACGAAGATGCCTGATCTTCCAGAAGCTTCTAAAACTATGGTTCAGAAGGTTGAGAAGCTAGACGAGAAGAGGTTGTTGGAAGAATCTAGAAggaaagaaaaggaagaagaggctgagaagaaaaagaagcttCATGAAGAGAGAGAGGCAATACTTAGGAAGCTGCAAGAAGAAGCTAAAACAAAAGAGATGGCTGAGAGAAGGAAGTTTCAAGAAGAAGCAAAAGCAAAAGAGAAATTTCCATTAACGGCAGCAAGACAGCAACCGAGAGGAACAGGCTTGGAGGTTCAGTATCTGGATTTTGTCCCCAAATATGGTTGGAAAGATGAACGTGAAGCCACTCTTCTCATCATTGATCTTCCAG gttttaCAAAGGAGCAAATAAAGAGCACATATGTGCACACCTCGAATACGTTAAGAGTCACAGGAGAACGTCCCCTGGCTGGTCCACGAAGATGGAGCCGTTTCAACGAAGTTTTCACTGTTCCACATAACTGTCTTGTAAATAAGATCCATGGGAACTTCAATAACAACTCCCTCACCATCACCATGCCTAAGAAAACGATTATAGAGATGCCTAATCTTTGGGAAACTTATAAGACTGTGGCTGAGAAGGTTGAGAAGGTCGAGAAGCTAGAGGAGAAGAGGTTGTTGGAAGAATCTAAAAggaaaaaagaggaagaagaagctgagaagaagaagaagcttctgGAAGAGAAAGAGAGCATACTTAAGAAGCTGCAAGAAGAAGCTAAAGCAAAAGAGGTTGAGGCAAGGAAGCTtcaagaagaagcaaaagagaTGGTTGAATCAATGAGGCTTCAAGAAGCAGCTATAGCAAAAGAGAGGGCCGAGGCAAAGAAGCTTCAAGAAGAAGCAAATATAAAAGAGATGGCTGAGGCGAGGAAGCTTCAAGAAGCAGCTATCGCAAAAGAGTTGGCTGAGGCAAGGAAACTTCTAGAAGAAGCTATAGCAGAAGAGAAAGCTGAGGTAAGGAAGCTTCAAGAAGCAGCTATAGCAAAAGAGATGGCTGAGGCAAGGAGGCTTCTAGAAAAAGCTATAGAAGAAGAGAAAGCTGAGGCAAGGAGGCTGCAAGAAATAGCTAAAGAAAATGAGATTGCTGAGGCAAAGAAACTTCAAGAGGCAAAAGCAAAAGAAATGGCTGAAGAAAGAAAGCTCCAAGAAGAAACTATAGCAAAAGAGAGGGCCGATGCAAGGAAGCTTCAAGAAGCAGCTAAAGCAAAAGAGATGGCTGAGGCGAGGAAGCTTCAAGGAGCAATTATAGCAAAACAGAGAGCTGAAGCAAGAAGGCTTCAAGAAGAAGCTAACGCAAAAGAGATGGCCGAGGCAAAAAGGCTTCAAGAAGaagcaaaagcaaaagaaaTGGCTACGGCGAAGAAGCTTCAAGAGAGAGCTGAGGCAAAGAGGCTTCAAGAAGAAACTAGAGCAAAAGAGATGGTCGAGGCAAGAAAACTTGAACAAGCAACTAAAACAAAAGAGATGGCTGAGGCGAGGAGACTTCAAGAAGAAGCTATTGAAAAAGAGAAAGCTGAGGCGAGGAAGGTCCAAGAAGAAGCTACAACAAAAGAGAAGCTTGTAGAAGAAGCTGCACTAGAGAATAAGATCCAGAAGAACAAGTCTGTGGTTGAATCTGTAAGAAAAGAGAAGATACTAATGCCGGCAAAAGACAGGAAGCCTTCAGAACTGGAGAAAGCCTCGAAAACTGGACTATACAAAATGCGATCATGGTGCTGGGACCAAACATGTATCTGGGGGAGCAAGCGAGAACGTGAAAATCAGCAGAAGAAAAACTAG
- the LOC106419470 gene encoding beta-glucosidase BoGH3B translates to MSKVVWIVGILLWMCCVWVCNGQGEYVLYKDPNQKVSDRVVDLLGRMTLEEKIGQMVQIDRSVATINVMRDYFIGSVLSGGGSSPLPQATAQNWVDMINEYQKGALVSRLGIPMIYGIDAVHGHNNVYNATIFPHNVGLGATRDPDLVKRIGAATAVEVRATGIPYTFAPCIAVCRDPRWGRCYESYSEDHKVVEDMTDVILGLQGEPPSNYNHGVPFVGGRDKVAACAKHYVGDGGTTRGVNENNTVTDLHGLLSIHMPAYADAIYKGVSTVMVSYSSWNGEKMHANTELITGYLKGTLRFKGFVISDWQGVDKISSPPHSNYTASVRAAIQAGIDMVMVPFNFNEFINDLLSLVKSKAIPITRIDDAVSRILLVKFTMGLFENPLADYSFSNELGSQAHRDLAREAVRKSLVLLKNGNKTNPMLPLPRKASKILVAGTHADNLGYQCGGWSITWQGLSGNKNTRGTTILGAIQSAVDQSTEVVFSQNPGAEFIKSNNFSYAIIAVGEPPYAETAGDSDKLTMMDPGPAIVTSTCQAVKCVVVVVSGRPLVMEPYVASIEALVAAWLPGTEGQGITDALFGDHGFSGKLPVTWFRNTEQLPMSYGDSPYDPLFAYGSGLETESVASIVARSTSASAASTKPCLVTVLCLFLFPSLSRVFQKMKSYKSLE, encoded by the exons CTATGGATGTGTTGTGTGTGGGTTTGTAATGGGCAGGGAGAGTATGTGCTGTACAAGGACCCCAACCAGAAGGTTTCAGATCGAGTTGTGGACTTGTTGGGTAGAATGACTCTTGAAGAGAAGATTGGTCAGATGGTTCAGATTGACAGAAGTGTTGCCACTATCAACGTAATGAGAGATTACTTCATCG GAAGTGTATTGAGTGGTGGTGGGAGTTCTCCACTCCCTCAGGCAACTGCTCAGAATTGGGTTGATATGATAAACGAATATCAAAAGGGAGCTCTTGTTAGCCGTCTGGGCATTCCTATGATATATGGCATTGATGCCGTTCACGGCCATAACAATGTCTACAACGCTACCATCTTCCCTCACAATGTTGGTCTTGGAGCCACCAG ggATCCTGACCTGGTAAAGAGGATTGGAGCAGCAACTGCAGTCGAAGTCAGAGCCACTGGGATTCCATACACCTTTGCTCCTTGCATTGCA GTTTGTAGAGATCCTAGATGGGGTAGGTGTTATGAGAGCTACAGCGAGGATCACAAAGTTGTGGAAGACATGACTGATGTCATACTTGGTTTACAAGGAGAGCCTCCTTCCAACTATAACCACGGAGTTCCATTCGTTGGTGGAAG GGATAAAGTTGCAGCGTGTGCCAAGCATTATGTGGGAGATGGTGGGACAACCAGAGGAGTCAACGAGAACAACACAGTGACTGATCTACACGGTCTTCTCAGCATTCACATGCCTGCTTACGCTGATGCAATTTACAAAGGCGTTTCCACTGTGATGGTTTCTTATTCTAGCTGGAATGGTGAGAAGATGCATGCCAATACTGAGCTCATTACAGGGTATCTGAAAGGTACCCTTAGGTTTAAG GGTTTTGTTATTTCGGATTGGCAAGGCGTTGATAAGATATCATCACCGCCGCATTCTAACTACACAGCTTCTGTCCGAGCTGCAATCCAGGCTGGCATTGACATG GTCATGGTCCCTTTCAACTTCAACGAGTTCATCAATGATCTTCTCTCCTTGGTGAAGAGCAAAGCAATCCCCATCACACGGATTGATGATGCTGTCAGCAGAATCCTCCTTGTCAAGTTCACCATGGGTCTCTTTGAGAACCCTTTGGCTGATTACAGCTTTTCAAATGAACTAGGAAGCCAG GCACATAGAGACTTGGCAAGGGAGGCTGTTAGGAAGTCTCTTGTGCTGCTGAAAAACGGGAACAAAACTAATCCTATGCTCCCACTTCCAAGGAAGGCTTCAAAGATCCTTGTTGCTGGTACTCATGCTGATAATTTAGGTTACCAATGTGGTGGTTGGTCCATAACTTGGCAAGGGTTGAGCGGCAACAAGAACACAAGGG GAACTACAATTCTTGGCGCTATACAATCAGCTGTTGATCAAAGCACTGAAGTTGTCTTCAGCCAAAATCCAGGTGCTGAGTTCATCAAGTCGAACAACTTTTCTTACGCGATCATTGCCGTTGGTGAGCCTCCATATGCAGAGACAGCTGGAGATAGCGACAAGCTAACTATGATGGATCCTGGTCCAGCCATCGTAACCTCCACTTGTCAGGCTGTCAAATGCGTGGTTGTGGTCGTTTCAGGCAGACCGCTTGTGATGGAACCTTACGTTGCTTCCATCGAGGCGTTGGTTGCAGCTTGGTTACCGGGAACAGAAGGGCAAGGTATCACTGATGCTCTTTTTGGAGACCATGGCTTCAGTGGGAAGCTTCCTGTTACATGGTTCAGAAACACGGAGCAGTTGCCTATGAGCTATGGAGATTCACCTTATGACCCGCTCTTTGCTTATGGTTCTGGTCTTGAAACTGAGTCTGTTGCTAGCATTGTCGCtag GTCAACGTCAGCTTCTGCTGCTAGCACAAAACCATGCTTAGTCACAGTCCTTTGTCTGTTTCTCTTCCCAAG CCTAAGCCGAGTTTTTCAGAAGATGAAAAGCTACAAAAGTTTGGAGTAA